In the Solibacillus sp. FSL K6-1523 genome, one interval contains:
- the speG gene encoding spermidine N1-acetyltransferase, protein MTGKVQLRPLEREDLRFVHSLNNNALVMSYWFEEPYEAFVELQDLYDKHIHAQGERRFIVEKNGEMLGLVELIEIDYIHRRTEFQIIIDPRFQGQGYAKIATSLAMDYAFLVLNMHKLYLIVDKSNDVAIHVYKKAGFQVEAEFKNEFFVEGQYRDIIRMCIFQEEYLSKRQ, encoded by the coding sequence ATGACCGGAAAAGTTCAATTACGCCCTTTAGAAAGAGAAGATTTAAGATTTGTCCATTCACTCAACAATAATGCACTTGTTATGTCCTATTGGTTTGAAGAGCCATACGAAGCATTTGTTGAATTGCAAGATTTATACGATAAGCATATTCATGCACAAGGAGAACGCCGATTCATTGTGGAAAAGAACGGGGAGATGCTCGGATTAGTCGAGTTAATTGAAATCGACTATATTCATCGTAGAACTGAATTTCAAATTATTATTGATCCAAGGTTTCAAGGACAAGGCTACGCAAAAATCGCAACAAGTTTAGCTATGGATTATGCCTTCCTAGTTTTAAACATGCATAAACTTTACTTAATTGTCGATAAAAGTAATGATGTAGCCATTCACGTATACAAAAAAGCCGGTTTTCAAGTCGAGGCAGAGTTTAAAAATGAATTTTTCGTTGAAGGGCAATATCGTGACATTATAAGAATGTGTATTTTCCAAGAGGAATATTTAAGTAAAAGACAATAA
- a CDS encoding Na+/H+ antiporter NhaC family protein, which produces MQKGNPWALMPFIVFLILFIGSGIVLNDFYAFPVMVAISIASAVALFMNRKETITKKIEIFTTGAGNSNIMLMVLIFLLAGAFSETAKGMGAIEATVNFALSILPQNLLVIGLFVIACFISLAMGTSVGTIVALAPIGLGIGEQTGLSIPLLMATVIGGAMFGDNLSFISDTTIASVRSQGAEMKDKFKVNFFIVLPAAIATCVLLAFLTLNSTAEVTHASFDWYKMIPYLFVIIFALIGMNVFTVLASGIALAGLIGFIDGSYNVMSFIGAIGDGMSNMYEMAFLAMLIAGMVEIIKHNGGIDFIVHIATRKIKSQKDAEFAMAGLVSLTDLSTANNTIAIMVAGPLAKRIADQYEIEPRKSASILDIFSCVVQGMIPYGAQYLAAASVAGISPILIMQYSYYPILVGVCGVIAIVIGYPKAKNKLIQKT; this is translated from the coding sequence ATGCAAAAAGGAAATCCATGGGCATTAATGCCATTTATAGTATTTTTAATTTTGTTCATCGGTTCAGGAATTGTGTTAAACGATTTTTATGCATTTCCCGTAATGGTGGCTATTTCAATTGCAAGTGCGGTTGCCCTTTTCATGAACCGCAAAGAAACAATTACGAAAAAAATCGAAATCTTTACGACCGGTGCTGGAAATTCGAACATCATGTTAATGGTCCTCATTTTCTTACTTGCCGGCGCATTTTCAGAAACTGCAAAAGGAATGGGCGCGATTGAAGCAACCGTAAACTTTGCCCTTTCTATTTTGCCACAAAACTTATTAGTCATTGGCTTATTCGTTATTGCCTGCTTTATATCATTAGCAATGGGTACATCAGTTGGAACGATTGTTGCCCTCGCTCCAATTGGTTTAGGAATTGGCGAGCAAACAGGCCTTTCCATACCACTTTTAATGGCTACCGTTATTGGTGGTGCTATGTTTGGTGATAATTTATCCTTTATTTCGGATACAACGATTGCATCTGTACGCTCACAAGGCGCGGAAATGAAGGACAAATTTAAAGTGAACTTTTTCATTGTGTTACCCGCAGCCATTGCCACATGTGTACTTCTAGCCTTTTTAACGCTGAATTCCACAGCCGAGGTAACACATGCTAGCTTTGATTGGTACAAAATGATTCCTTATTTATTCGTCATTATTTTCGCCTTAATCGGTATGAATGTGTTCACTGTATTAGCAAGTGGAATCGCTCTCGCTGGACTTATTGGCTTTATTGATGGTAGTTATAATGTGATGAGCTTTATTGGCGCAATTGGTGACGGGATGAGCAATATGTACGAAATGGCATTTTTAGCGATGTTAATTGCGGGTATGGTCGAGATCATTAAGCACAATGGCGGCATTGATTTTATCGTGCATATCGCAACACGAAAAATTAAGTCACAAAAGGATGCCGAGTTTGCTATGGCCGGCTTAGTTAGTTTAACCGATCTTTCAACTGCTAATAATACGATTGCGATTATGGTTGCTGGACCATTAGCTAAAAGAATTGCCGATCAATACGAAATTGAGCCACGTAAGTCAGCAAGCATCCTCGACATTTTTTCATGTGTCGTTCAAGGGATGATTCCATACGGTGCACAATATTTAGCCGCTGCTAGTGTCGCTGGCATTTCTCCAATTTTAATTATGCAATATTCGTATTACCCGATTTTGGTAGGTGTATGCGGTGTTATTGCCATTGTTATTGGCTATCCGAAAGCTAAAAATAAACTTATACAAAAAACGTAA
- a CDS encoding NADPH:quinone reductase, with the protein MQAIQIRNFGTSENLQVAHVVLPEISSTQVKVNVYAAGVNPSDVYTSTGTYAIKPALPYTPGLDGAGIVEQVGADVSHVKVGDRVFIASLPNGTTSGTFAEEIVCDATFVYPLPEHIHFEQGAALGIPALTAYRAIVQKAKLVAGQTIFIHGASGAVGLQAIQIAKAIGATVIGTASRDEGKALVKEAGADFVFDHLTEENISEVLAVTNGKGPDVVIEFLANVNLQTDLQLIAKYGVIVIVGNRGEVTINPRLIMQKECDVRGMVLFNVTSEEHQALIEGVATLLQSKQLQPVVGYTYSLEQAGMAFDAVIEGKHNGKVVVQTRTK; encoded by the coding sequence GTGCAAGCAATTCAAATTCGTAATTTTGGAACGTCTGAAAATTTACAAGTGGCACACGTAGTATTACCTGAAATTTCATCAACACAAGTGAAGGTAAACGTCTATGCGGCTGGCGTTAACCCAAGTGATGTGTATACATCGACAGGAACGTATGCAATCAAACCAGCGCTCCCTTACACACCAGGCTTAGATGGTGCGGGAATTGTGGAACAGGTCGGAGCGGATGTGAGCCATGTAAAAGTGGGGGACCGCGTATTTATCGCAAGCTTGCCAAATGGGACAACTTCAGGGACATTCGCAGAGGAAATCGTCTGTGATGCAACATTCGTATATCCATTGCCTGAGCATATTCATTTTGAACAAGGCGCGGCACTTGGAATTCCTGCATTAACGGCTTACCGGGCAATCGTACAAAAAGCAAAACTTGTAGCAGGTCAAACGATTTTTATTCATGGAGCAAGCGGTGCGGTTGGATTACAAGCCATTCAAATTGCAAAGGCAATCGGCGCAACGGTTATTGGCACGGCAAGTCGTGATGAAGGAAAGGCACTTGTAAAAGAAGCTGGAGCAGATTTTGTATTTGATCATTTGACGGAAGAAAATATAAGTGAAGTGCTCGCGGTTACAAATGGCAAGGGACCGGATGTAGTAATTGAGTTTTTAGCAAATGTTAATTTACAAACAGACTTACAACTTATCGCCAAATATGGGGTCATTGTTATTGTAGGGAATCGTGGAGAAGTAACAATAAACCCGCGCCTCATCATGCAAAAAGAATGCGATGTGCGCGGGATGGTACTGTTTAATGTAACGAGCGAGGAGCATCAAGCATTAATTGAAGGCGTTGCGACGTTACTACAGTCAAAGCAGCTTCAGCCAGTTGTGGGCTATACGTATTCATTAGAGCAAGCTGGCATGGCATTTGATGCAGTAATCGAAGGGAAGCATAACGGGAAAGTAGTCGTGCAAACGCGAACAAAATAG
- a CDS encoding MFS transporter — protein sequence MSSTSINTTEKKGNTFALIALAISAFGIGTTEFVPVGLLSSLAGDLNISITLAGLLISGYAMGVAIGAPILTALTNKMNRKTLLMLLMIVFIVGNSVAALSTSFELLLVARFITAFSHGVFFSIGATIAADLVPEHKRASAIAFMFTGLTVATVTGVPLGTFIGQAFGWRSTFWAVAILGVIAIIASAILLPRNLKQGPPAIFSDNFKILTNGPLLLAFAITALGYGGTFVAFTYLAPILEDITHFAPSTISIILVIYGVAVAIGNIIGGKAANKNPLKALFWMFVIQAIILVILTFTAPFKFTAIITLFFLGLFAFMNVPGLQVYVVQLAEKYVPSAVNVASALNIAAFNVGIALGATVGGLIVNSIGLVHTPWIGGMMVLCAALLTLCGPSLERRTKNLQN from the coding sequence ATGAGTTCCACTTCTATAAATACTACAGAAAAAAAGGGTAACACTTTTGCATTAATCGCTTTAGCTATTAGTGCATTCGGAATCGGTACAACAGAGTTCGTGCCCGTAGGATTACTTTCTTCATTAGCCGGAGATTTGAATATTTCAATTACTTTGGCTGGTTTATTAATATCAGGTTATGCGATGGGTGTTGCGATTGGCGCACCGATTCTTACAGCGTTAACAAATAAGATGAACAGAAAAACTTTATTGATGCTATTGATGATTGTTTTTATTGTTGGTAATTCGGTTGCTGCTTTATCAACAAGTTTTGAACTATTGCTCGTGGCAAGATTTATTACAGCATTTTCTCACGGGGTATTCTTCTCAATCGGTGCGACGATTGCAGCAGATTTAGTTCCTGAACACAAACGGGCAAGTGCCATCGCATTTATGTTCACAGGTTTAACCGTTGCTACAGTAACCGGCGTGCCCCTTGGTACATTCATCGGACAAGCCTTTGGATGGAGATCAACATTCTGGGCTGTCGCAATTTTAGGTGTCATCGCCATAATTGCGAGTGCGATTTTACTTCCAAGAAACTTGAAGCAAGGACCACCTGCAATATTTAGTGATAACTTTAAAATTTTGACGAACGGTCCATTACTTTTAGCATTTGCGATTACAGCCTTAGGTTATGGCGGGACTTTTGTAGCGTTCACCTACTTAGCTCCTATTTTAGAGGATATTACACATTTTGCACCAAGTACGATTAGTATCATCTTAGTTATTTATGGTGTTGCAGTAGCTATTGGAAATATAATTGGTGGGAAAGCTGCGAATAAAAATCCGTTAAAAGCATTGTTTTGGATGTTCGTCATTCAAGCAATAATTCTGGTCATCTTAACATTCACAGCACCATTTAAATTTACAGCTATCATCACCCTATTCTTCTTAGGTTTATTCGCATTTATGAATGTGCCTGGCTTGCAAGTTTATGTCGTGCAATTAGCTGAGAAATATGTGCCTTCCGCAGTAAATGTTGCATCCGCTTTAAATATTGCCGCATTTAATGTCGGTATTGCATTAGGTGCAACGGTTGGTGGCCTGATTGTAAATTCTATTGGATTAGTTCATACACCTTGGATTGGCGGTATGATGGTGCTTTGTGCTGCACTTCTTACGTTATGTGGTCCTTCTTTGGAGCGGAGAACAAAGAATTTACAGAACTAA
- the mgtE gene encoding magnesium transporter, whose amino-acid sequence MLGVHFHHSHIMNSTDSYIIGGIIIAKLKKKAREQYTKLILDALHAGEKEQFRNTFLELHPSDQLDIFITLDKDARSRGYSYLLPNEFAVIFGLLKLSDQKLFFLELDESYSSTMFNHLFTDDVVNFLTEINNTRAQDILLNMDKGKAEKVKSLLSYTKETAGAIMTKELVSLSPTNLVSDVLEQLRNEAPNAKIIYYLYVIDAVGTLIGVVSLRDLIIAQPDEVIENIMTTRIVSVPDDMDQEDVGKLIKKYDFLAAPVVSRQNRLLGIVTFDDVMDILEAEATKDFGEISSAKGATNIDLSAFTAAKKRAPWIIILMFLGLITGSVIGQFEETLEAVVMLAVFIPMIMGSAGNIGTQSLAIAVRGLALGHIERSNFWKMIRREFSTGFMIGLTCMILISIMITVLYGNLMLALIVGFSILCTFGVSAVIGSTIPLLINKLKLDPAIASGPFITTINDIVGLLIYFSIATSLMDFL is encoded by the coding sequence ATGCTAGGAGTCCATTTTCACCATTCACACATAATGAATTCGACTGACTCCTACATAATAGGAGGAATTATCATCGCTAAATTAAAGAAAAAAGCACGTGAGCAATATACAAAATTGATTTTAGATGCTTTACATGCAGGTGAAAAAGAGCAATTTCGGAATACATTTTTAGAACTCCACCCGTCGGATCAGTTAGATATCTTTATAACCTTAGACAAAGACGCACGCAGCCGGGGCTATTCTTATCTTCTCCCAAATGAGTTTGCAGTAATCTTTGGTCTATTAAAGCTAAGTGATCAAAAGTTATTTTTCCTAGAATTAGATGAAAGCTACTCTTCTACTATGTTTAATCACCTATTCACAGATGATGTCGTTAATTTTTTAACAGAAATTAATAATACTAGAGCACAAGACATATTGCTTAACATGGATAAAGGTAAAGCTGAAAAAGTAAAGAGCCTTCTCTCTTACACAAAGGAAACAGCAGGAGCCATTATGACGAAAGAATTAGTAAGCCTCTCACCTACTAATCTCGTTAGTGATGTCTTAGAGCAGCTTAGGAATGAAGCTCCAAATGCAAAGATTATTTATTATCTATATGTTATTGATGCAGTTGGGACATTAATAGGGGTAGTCTCTCTACGCGATTTGATTATTGCTCAACCAGATGAAGTCATTGAAAATATTATGACTACAAGAATTGTTTCGGTTCCAGATGATATGGACCAAGAAGATGTTGGTAAGCTAATTAAAAAATATGACTTCTTAGCCGCTCCCGTTGTCTCAAGACAAAACCGTCTACTCGGTATTGTTACGTTTGATGACGTAATGGATATACTTGAAGCTGAAGCTACAAAAGATTTTGGAGAGATTTCATCTGCCAAAGGTGCAACAAATATTGATTTAAGTGCATTTACAGCAGCAAAAAAACGTGCTCCGTGGATTATTATACTGATGTTCTTAGGATTAATTACAGGGAGTGTCATTGGGCAGTTCGAGGAAACCCTTGAAGCTGTCGTAATGCTTGCTGTTTTTATTCCAATGATTATGGGATCTGCTGGAAACATCGGCACCCAATCATTAGCGATTGCCGTTCGTGGACTAGCACTCGGGCACATTGAAAGAAGTAATTTTTGGAAAATGATTAGACGTGAATTTAGCACTGGATTCATGATTGGCCTCACTTGTATGATCCTGATTTCCATTATGATAACCGTTCTTTATGGAAATTTAATGTTAGCATTAATTGTTGGTTTTTCTATTCTATGTACGTTCGGTGTTTCAGCAGTCATCGGATCTACCATTCCATTGCTCATTAATAAACTAAAGCTCGACCCAGCAATTGCATCTGGCCCGTTTATAACAACAATCAATGATATTGTCGGCTTACTCATTTATTTCTCAATCGCAACGTCTTTAATGGATTTTTTATAA
- a CDS encoding TetR/AcrR family transcriptional regulator, giving the protein MKRISKEPDIRRQELMDIGFELYMKKGMRGFSIKDVVNRADVATGLFYYYFKSKEEFVDEILNNFILKTMEEIGQILTSNERSIMRKMNDALEVFWIFAEKLVAYKDVSSFRTEQHFQLEQKVFLQIQPQIQEVIDEGVRMGIFQTDNSILASEFILHGVSGVAHSEKLELNLDTKKGLVNLVLTILGYDRKEGI; this is encoded by the coding sequence ATGAAGAGAATATCGAAAGAACCTGATATAAGACGCCAGGAATTAATGGATATCGGTTTTGAACTTTATATGAAAAAAGGTATGCGAGGATTTAGCATAAAGGATGTTGTTAATCGTGCAGATGTAGCAACAGGGTTATTTTATTATTATTTTAAATCTAAAGAAGAGTTTGTTGATGAGATTCTGAATAATTTCATTTTAAAGACTATGGAAGAAATCGGACAAATACTTACTTCAAATGAACGGTCTATTATGCGAAAGATGAACGATGCGCTCGAGGTGTTTTGGATATTTGCAGAAAAATTAGTAGCTTATAAAGATGTGAGTTCGTTTCGAACGGAACAACATTTCCAGCTTGAGCAGAAAGTATTCTTGCAAATCCAACCACAAATCCAAGAGGTAATTGACGAAGGGGTAAGAATGGGGATTTTCCAAACGGATAACTCAATATTAGCCTCTGAATTTATTTTACACGGTGTTAGCGGTGTGGCCCACTCAGAGAAGTTAGAGCTGAATCTTGATACGAAAAAAGGGTTGGTTAATTTGGTCTTAACCATATTAGGATACGATAGAAAAGAAGGAATTTAA
- a CDS encoding DMT family transporter, which produces MFAILLGISIGAILAVQTAINAQLRRFVISPFLASMISFTVGLIFLTVTLVMSGSPLWIPLDLFLSQPFFIWLGGIGGAIAITINILLFPKLGSVQTAIMPILGMTLMSMLIDHYGWFNSMQYSFEWNRILGIALVLLGVFLAIAIKETKNEQSPTKTNKENMLKQWIWRVVGVTAGMLMAIQIAINGQLAKVLHSSSHAALVSFFVGATTLIVIVGVMDRSYTNITEPFKQSAPWWIWIGGILGGAYVLINVFLVNQIGTGQTVILALFGQITGSLMVEKFGLFHSLKNQIKRIQVFGLIVMIAGVFLIKIF; this is translated from the coding sequence ATGTTTGCAATACTTCTAGGGATAAGTATCGGCGCCATTCTTGCTGTGCAAACAGCTATTAATGCCCAATTAAGAAGATTCGTGATTTCGCCTTTTTTAGCTTCAATGATTTCATTCACTGTAGGGCTAATTTTCTTAACGGTTACATTAGTCATGAGTGGGTCGCCATTATGGATTCCATTAGACTTATTTTTGAGTCAACCTTTCTTTATATGGCTAGGAGGGATTGGTGGGGCAATTGCGATAACAATCAACATCCTTTTGTTTCCTAAATTAGGAAGTGTGCAAACAGCGATCATGCCGATTTTGGGCATGACTTTGATGAGTATGTTAATCGATCATTACGGTTGGTTTAACTCCATGCAATACTCATTCGAATGGAACAGAATTCTAGGGATAGCACTAGTTTTGTTAGGTGTTTTTTTAGCCATAGCGATAAAAGAGACGAAAAATGAACAGTCTCCTACTAAAACGAATAAGGAAAATATGTTAAAACAATGGATTTGGCGTGTAGTAGGCGTAACGGCAGGAATGTTAATGGCTATACAAATTGCTATCAACGGTCAATTAGCAAAAGTTCTTCATTCTTCTTCACACGCAGCCCTTGTTTCGTTCTTTGTAGGTGCGACTACTTTAATTGTGATTGTGGGGGTAATGGATCGTTCTTACACGAATATTACAGAGCCATTTAAGCAATCAGCTCCTTGGTGGATATGGATTGGCGGCATATTAGGCGGGGCTTATGTTCTAATCAATGTGTTTCTCGTTAATCAAATCGGAACTGGACAAACTGTAATCCTTGCTTTATTTGGCCAAATTACTGGTAGCCTGATGGTAGAGAAATTCGGATTGTTTCATTCTTTAAAAAATCAAATTAAACGAATACAAGTATTTGGTTTAATCGTTATGATAGCAGGTGTCTTTTTAATCAAGATATTTTAA
- a CDS encoding ABC transporter ATP-binding protein produces the protein MKNINAKEISLMKVYTWAISFIKPYKGRVLLLIICGLIISVSELIIPKMFGFFIDDVLKNNNFNLFVYCLLAIFLILLLKLIATASKEYLQRYIQENSVRDLQWHIVSKLRIQGVSYLEKNSTGKILALVNTEVAALQELYRRYFPEMIQLILFVSIAVYFMLDISLYLSVVIIPCFSLYYLFGPKIEKKASNIAKKLAKSQIDLGQKYYESVSLLKELHVFNSFDWNLNKTLKEVENNTSLYTKRYWYAYLRGSIRRFTYYFGAIMLIVLGSYLIKKGMITAGEFVSFLLLYLITMHKLTSIITLLTEQKMLMFQASNLYEFTHLEPTISENVDAIHLDELEGKIHFENVSFSYTPDYPIVKNLNFTINPGEKIAFIGESGSGKSTIAKLITRFYDCNRGEVSIDSHPITSLSLGTIRQSIAIVFQDVYIFGSTIKENILFGNPNASEEEIIEAAKATHLHDYIMELPDQYNTKVDEKGNTLSGGLKQRVGLARLFLMNPSIVIMDEPTSALDNITETHIQKSLDNFLVGKTVITIAHRLSTIRNYDHIYVLDNGKITESGSHEQLLEKNGLYKKYIKQTKEAGLL, from the coding sequence ATGAAAAATATAAACGCTAAAGAAATAAGTTTGATGAAAGTTTATACATGGGCTATTTCCTTTATAAAACCTTATAAAGGTAGAGTTTTACTACTAATCATTTGCGGATTAATCATCTCGGTAAGCGAACTAATCATTCCAAAAATGTTCGGCTTTTTTATAGATGATGTTTTAAAAAATAACAACTTCAATTTATTTGTTTATTGTTTGCTTGCCATATTTTTAATATTATTGCTGAAATTAATCGCTACCGCTTCGAAAGAATATTTGCAAAGATACATACAGGAAAATAGTGTGAGAGATTTACAGTGGCATATTGTATCAAAATTACGAATTCAAGGTGTTAGTTATCTTGAAAAGAACTCTACCGGGAAAATACTTGCCCTAGTAAACACGGAAGTTGCAGCGTTACAAGAGCTATATAGACGATATTTCCCTGAAATGATACAACTTATTTTGTTTGTTTCGATTGCTGTTTATTTCATGTTAGATATTAGTCTTTATTTAAGTGTAGTGATCATCCCTTGCTTTTCCCTCTACTATTTATTCGGTCCAAAGATTGAAAAGAAAGCTTCAAATATTGCCAAGAAACTAGCAAAAAGTCAAATCGATTTAGGACAAAAATATTATGAAAGTGTCTCTTTACTAAAAGAATTGCATGTGTTTAATAGCTTTGATTGGAATTTGAATAAAACATTAAAAGAAGTAGAGAACAATACAAGTTTATATACAAAGCGCTATTGGTATGCTTATTTAAGAGGATCGATTCGCCGATTTACGTATTATTTTGGTGCGATTATGCTCATTGTATTAGGCAGTTATTTAATTAAAAAAGGAATGATAACTGCCGGAGAATTTGTTTCATTTTTACTTCTTTATTTAATTACGATGCATAAATTAACATCCATCATTACGCTCTTAACGGAGCAAAAAATGCTCATGTTTCAAGCGAGTAACTTATATGAATTTACCCATTTAGAACCAACAATTTCTGAAAATGTTGATGCTATTCATTTAGATGAGCTAGAAGGAAAGATTCATTTTGAAAATGTTTCCTTTAGTTATACACCTGATTATCCAATTGTAAAAAATTTGAATTTTACGATTAATCCTGGTGAAAAAATAGCGTTTATCGGAGAATCCGGAAGTGGAAAATCAACAATTGCCAAGTTGATTACCCGTTTTTATGATTGTAATCGTGGGGAAGTTTCAATTGATAGCCATCCCATCACTTCATTGAGTTTGGGAACAATTAGACAATCGATTGCCATTGTCTTTCAAGATGTTTATATTTTTGGCTCTACTATTAAAGAGAATATTTTATTTGGAAATCCAAATGCATCAGAAGAAGAGATTATTGAAGCAGCAAAGGCAACCCATCTGCATGATTATATTATGGAATTGCCAGATCAATATAATACGAAAGTTGATGAGAAAGGGAATACGTTATCAGGTGGACTCAAACAACGCGTAGGTTTGGCAAGATTGTTTTTAATGAATCCATCGATCGTAATTATGGATGAACCAACATCTGCTTTAGATAATATAACTGAAACGCATATACAAAAATCTTTAGATAATTTTCTCGTAGGTAAGACTGTTATAACGATTGCGCACAGATTAAGTACGATTCGAAATTATGATCATATATACGTACTGGATAATGGCAAGATTACAGAATCTGGTTCGCATGAGCAGTTACTAGAAAAGAATGGTCTTTATAAGAAATATATAAAACAAACGAAAGAAGCTGGCCTCTTATGA
- a CDS encoding ABC transporter ATP-binding protein: protein MKNMHWIWQYIKNQKLLYFSAIFLLILESISFVYSITLQQYIIDQIIIGSDFGGILKYVLLIALCYLVFILLFVVNPYIQSKIHGRVKYQLVEQGLSTLYSTPINTIQKERNARYVHLFSNEIPIVARLIGEDLSDIVKHLVSTMIIGVLFLKASPILFLSILILSLFYIKSGKNLSKKQKEVWKDIQGKKSSLLIVLEECITSTRDVIANNRGDWEKTRYQNRFIQYFQSVMLEGKLKIKMVFSLESITSIAQIIVIGYGGYLVFKGAMSIGLLVVIYQLTLELLQSFVKVYNLIFSFSGKMASVENISNWFDANSKKTERTQTISSIESLTMNNISFRYNPDEKFILKDFSLNIPMGKKIAIVGPSGSGKSTIGSLLENLYEVEEGSIQANNIPITDISKESWKSKVNIVFQDPYIFPGTVRDNLLLGYNQVTDAQIINLAKAMCIDDMIQKLPDQYDSSLGERGITISGGEKQRLALARALMRDPEVLILDESTSALDVNTEKIIQQNLAEIRENKTTIIIAHRLSTIKDSDVIFVLDKGTIVEQGSHDELLQNKSLYYELVMNEMKGTDK, encoded by the coding sequence ATGAAGAATATGCATTGGATTTGGCAATACATTAAAAATCAAAAGTTACTCTATTTTTCTGCGATATTTTTATTAATTCTGGAATCAATCAGTTTTGTTTATTCAATTACTTTGCAACAATATATTATTGATCAAATTATTATAGGTTCTGATTTTGGTGGCATTTTGAAATACGTACTATTAATCGCTTTATGTTATTTAGTATTCATCCTACTTTTTGTTGTGAACCCTTATATTCAAAGTAAAATTCATGGTCGTGTGAAATATCAATTAGTGGAGCAAGGTTTGTCGACTCTATATAGTACGCCAATCAATACGATTCAAAAAGAAAGAAATGCGCGCTATGTCCATCTTTTTTCGAATGAAATACCGATTGTAGCAAGATTGATAGGGGAAGATCTTTCGGATATTGTAAAGCACTTAGTAAGCACGATGATAATTGGTGTCTTATTTTTAAAGGCATCTCCTATCCTTTTTCTATCGATTCTTATTTTGTCTCTTTTTTATATAAAATCGGGAAAAAATTTATCAAAGAAGCAAAAAGAAGTTTGGAAAGATATTCAAGGGAAAAAATCTTCACTACTAATTGTATTAGAGGAATGTATCACTTCTACGCGTGATGTGATCGCAAATAATCGAGGAGATTGGGAAAAAACGAGGTATCAAAATCGTTTTATTCAATACTTTCAAAGTGTTATGTTGGAAGGCAAGCTAAAGATAAAAATGGTATTTTCATTAGAATCAATCACGTCCATTGCGCAAATCATTGTCATTGGCTATGGGGGATACCTTGTTTTTAAAGGGGCCATGTCCATCGGTTTATTAGTCGTTATTTATCAACTGACATTAGAGCTACTTCAATCATTTGTAAAAGTATATAATTTGATCTTTTCATTTTCAGGCAAGATGGCTTCCGTTGAAAATATTAGCAATTGGTTTGATGCAAATTCAAAGAAAACGGAGCGTACTCAAACGATTTCCTCAATTGAGTCGTTAACAATGAACAATATTTCTTTTCGGTATAATCCAGATGAAAAATTTATTTTAAAAGACTTTTCTTTAAATATACCAATGGGCAAGAAAATCGCGATTGTTGGACCTAGTGGTAGTGGGAAGTCGACGATTGGAAGTTTACTTGAAAATTTATATGAAGTGGAGGAGGGGAGTATACAGGCAAATAATATTCCGATTACCGATATTTCAAAAGAGAGCTGGAAATCGAAAGTGAATATCGTTTTTCAAGACCCGTACATATTTCCAGGGACTGTAAGGGATAACTTATTATTGGGATACAATCAAGTGACAGATGCTCAAATAATCAATTTAGCCAAAGCAATGTGTATTGATGACATGATTCAGAAATTGCCAGATCAATATGATAGTTCTCTGGGGGAGCGAGGAATAACGATTTCAGGCGGTGAAAAACAAAGATTAGCATTAGCGCGTGCTTTAATGAGAGATCCAGAGGTATTAATTTTAGACGAGTCTACGTCCGCATTAGATGTAAATACAGAAAAAATAATTCAACAAAACCTTGCCGAAATTAGAGAAAATAAAACGACCATTATTATTGCTCACCGACTTTCTACTATTAAAGATTCAGATGTCATTTTTGTTCTTGATAAGGGGACAATTGTAGAACAAGGTAGTCATGATGAATTATTACAAAATAAATCATTATATTATGAACTCGTGATGAATGAGATGAAGGGTACGGATAAGTAA